The sequence below is a genomic window from Patescibacteria group bacterium.
GCTCAATGAAAGATAAGTTTCTTTATCTTTTAAATCTCTGATATCAATATTAAGCTCAATATAATCATCCAAATTTGCATATAAATTTTCATTGTCTTTTGAGCTTATTTGAGATAGACACTCAATCCTTTCTGAAGTTTCTTTAAAAAAATAGCAAGAATTAACAAGGCCTTTTTCTTCCATCTTTTTTATTGTCTTGATGTTATTACTTCGATTTTCTACTATTAATTCAGAATCTTTATTATGTAGAACCCTTATCAGTTTTATTTCATCAAAATGAGATTCTTCTGGCTCCATTTCTTTTATCCTTAGCTTTAATTTACCGTCCTCAATACTTGGATTATTTGACAAAATATAATTATCAACTGGTCTATTCCTTCTTTGACTATCAATACTACTAAAATCGTTTAATTCTAAAAGTGAATTTTCATAATAATCAACTGCTTCGTCATAAGTATTCCCCCAGAATGTTGCCAAGACATCATTTTCGATAAAGTAATTACCAGATATATTAGCAAAAAGATATGGAGTAGAACCACAATCCTCAATCCAGTTTATACTTCTACAATAATTATTAAAACAGTCATAAGTAACGCGTTCAAGGGGGACAGGACAAGTAATTATATTAACAGATGCGATATAATTATTTGTATTACACTCAGAATCCAAAGTACACACACCCGGCGATGATACTACTGATGGTGTTTCACAGCCAACCGAGCCATCTGAATTTATAGCACTAATGAATTTCCCAGCTGTACAAGAATCAACAACCCTTCTCTGAACAGAATCTACATCAGTATCAGTATACAACAAACTTCCATCTTCAATCTCACTAGTTCCCACTGCCCCTTCTACAATCTCAGAAGAACCAACAGAATCAGCCGCAAGCTCAGAGCTATCTATTGATCCATCCTCAATACGATCTCCATTCAACATCCCATTTAACCAACCAGGGATTGTTAAATTCCCAGTATCATCTATATTCATGATTTCACTTCCATCACTATAAAATCGATAATAATCATCTGAATCGCTATCATCATCAATAGTAAAATTCATCCCCCAACCTTTAGCATCTATATTAATAGAACCATCAGCAGCATTCAAAACATTAGAATAAATTTCACCATCAATAGTTAAATCTAGAGATACGTCTAAATCATTATTAACAGTTAAGGGACCGTTCTTTGTTTGGCCTGCAAGCCCAGTATTAATTGGTGGATCTATATTCCCTCCAGGAGGTCCAACACTCGGTGCCGACCAAGAAGCAAAAAGAGATTGTAGGGAGATAGAAAGCCCAAGAACCAATACTATAGTGATAATAAATCTAAGTTGAGATTTTAACATATTATTTTAAAAAAATATTAAATGTACTTTTATTATAACATTATATATCATGTAGCACAAAACATGTAGCATCGAATATAGTGAATATTGTAATTTGCACCCCAGAGCACCCTCTCTTACTTCGTAACGACCCAGGTCGGCCTCTCTCACTTTATCATCTCGAGCTTATCTAATTAATAGTTTTTTTCATCTATGTCATCTTGAGCGAAGTGCTAACGTGGCCGAAAAATCCCTTTTTGTTTTGACTAAAATATTAATCATATTCCCAAAGGGATTTCTCAATTTCGCTCCGCTACATTCCCCGCATGCTGACGGGGCAGGCGAAATGACAGGTATGTTACATGTTTTGTGTTACATGCTACATGTTTTGTGTTACATGCTACATGCTTTGTGTTACATGCTTTGTGCTATGTGTTACATGTTTTGTGTTACATGTTTTGTGTTACATGTTTTGTGTTACATGCTACATGCTTTGTGTTACATGTTCTGTGCTATGTGTTACATGCTTTGTGTTTTGGGTTACATGCCCCTCCTCTTCTCCGCATCAGCCAAAGAAAACTCGCAACCACAATAATCCTGTCTATATAAGTCTAGTTTTCTGGACATTTCGGCTGCTTTTTTAAATCCGTCTTGCTTTTTAAAGTCTCTTTCCAAAAAACCAAGCTCGTACTTACGTCCCAAGTCTTGACCAAATTTCATAATTGCTTGAGCATTTTTATGAGGGCTTGTTGTTAAGGTTGTAGCAAAATAATGAAAACCATTTTCAGAAGCATAACGAGCAGTTTCCTCCAATCTTTCTCGATAACACATCATACACCTCTCTCCCTTTTCCGGGTCAGTCTCATGACCACTAACCATTTCTCTCCATTTTTTATGATCATAGCCACCGATGATAACTTTTATTTTATACATCTTTGCCACTTTTTTTATTTCTTCGAGTCTCTTTTCATATTCACGTAAAGGAAAAATATTTGGATTATAAAAATATAGAGACACCCTAAACTCTTTCCTTAAAACCTCACTCACATAAACCCCACAACCAATACAACAAATATGTAGGAGCAAGCTTGGTTTAGGAGAATTATTTATAAAATAGGCATAAAGCATAGCTAGTGCTGCTCCAGCAATTCCAAATAATAAATCATACTCATCAACTGTCCTTCCCGGAACATAGGCCTGAACTATTTCGAGAGAGAAAGAGTAGAGAGAAGAAAATAGAAAAGCATACTTTAAGGCACTCAAAAACTCCTTATTCTTGTCAATTAGTAAATATTGAAAAATTAAATATGCAAAAATTCCAAAAAGAATAAAATGAACTCCTTTATCATAATAAGTTATTTCGTGCGTTTCAAACTCTTTCATGGGAAAAGTTAAAAGAATAAGGATCAATAATCCCCAAAGAAAGGTGTACAACAATTTAGAACTCTTTTTTTTCATTTATTTTTTATTTTCAATTATTCTAAAAGTAAAAACTAGACTTAGCATTAAAAGTATTAATAAGCCAAGAGCATAAATTTTTCCAACACTTTGCAAAAAAACAGCGCTCATCCCGAAAAGAAGTGACAAAGAATAGAATATTAAAACAGTTTTTCTCTGTCCTATTCCTAGGTCATACAATCTAAAATGCAGGTGTTTTCTGTCGGCAAAACGAAATGGATTTTTCCCAGAAGCTATTCTTCTTATAATGGTCCAAACAACATCTAGTATCGGAACGCCCATAACTAATAGAGCTATGGCTATCTTCCCACCAGAAATTATAGCCAGTATCCCCAAAAGAAAGCCGAGCAAAAGTGAGCCTCCCTCACCCAAAAATATTTTAGCGGGATGCCAATTGAATATCAAAAATCCAAGACATGCGGCAAACAATGTTAATGATGCAACAGCAATATCTGGCTGATAATATTTAGAAGTCAAGGTAAAAATAAATATTATAAAAGCACCAATTGCCGTAATCCCAGTTACAAGCCCGTCCATTCCATCAAGAAGTTTGGTGGTATACATCATTCCAAGCAACCAAAGAAAGATAAACACATCAGAAAGGACTGTAAAATACAAATTTTGTCCCCAAAGGTTAAACAAAAATATTTTCAAACTATCAAAATAAAGATACCCCCCGAAAGGATTGGTTATCTTCTCTATACCAACACCTCCAAAAATAACCAATAAAATTGCAATTGCTGGGAAAATAAATTGTTTTTTTGGACTTAGACTATACTTATCATCTAGGAAGCCTCCTATCATCAACACCACACCCCCTAAAAATACCCCCAACCAATGACTAAATTCTAAATCACCAGACAGTAGTTTATCTCTAAAAATAAAAGCCACTACAAAAAATGACAAAAATATAGCCACCCCTCCCAGAAGAGGAACACTACCTTTATGAATTTTTCTCTCGCTATTTGCTATATCAACAATATTTAGCTTTATAGCTATATTTTTCACTAAAATTGTAAAAAATATTGAAAGAAAAAATGTTATTAAAAATATGAAAAAATATGAAATCATTGACTAAAAGATTAACTTTATTTATAATAATTTGCAAGGATCCCAACCCATCATCTTTAGGAGGTAAAATGGAAAAAAATCCGCTAGAAAAGATTGAAGAAAAATTGCACCATGCAAAAACTGTTCTTTTAATTACCGACGGTAAAGAAAAACCCCAAAAGAAGGCTATCAATCTCTTAAGGAAAGAGGTCTCTTTCTTAACTACAGTTAGTTCTACCAATAGGTCAACAAAGACTAAAATGACTAAAAATTCATTCGATTTGATTCTCGGTCATCGAGGAGGATATTTCATCCCTCACCCCAATCATAGCACCGTCTAGTTTTCAAAATAAAAATCAAGGGCGTATTGAAAAATACGCCTTTTCTATTCCTCCAAAAGAACCGCCCAGTATTTATCTCTATTTAGCACACCTCGCATATTCCATCCCCTATCAACTAAATTATCATCAACTCCGTATGACCAAACAATTTTTTGTTTACCTTCAATATTTAGTGATGATGAAATAATATCATTATTTGTTCCTGATTGTTTTTGAACCATTAAGGAGTACGGGGCGAGTTTGTTTTTACTTCCATTAAATGATTCCACTAATTTTTCAAAAAAACCTTTTTCTATTTCTTCTTCAAAATTAATTTTAAAAGGTAACTTGTATTTTATAGAAACGATAACAGTTTCTCCTGGATTAACCCATGCCCAATTAGCGAATACTGTTTTACCAGAATCTACATATACTTTAGTCCAAGAATCTGTGTCTACATATGCCTCTCTCTCAGCAATCAAATCTTCATCAATCTTCCAAGTATCCTCAGGTTCTCCAAAAAGTTCTTCATCAATTGGCCAGAACCCGCGAGCTTTAATCAATTCGCTACCAAGGGGAACATAAAATCGCATCCATGAATTGTTCCTCACCCCTGTAAATAGGTCGCCTTTTACCCCAGCATGTCTTCTCTCAACTGTAACGGTATCATATATCTCTCCATCATCAGATATTTCAACATTGTGCATTATTTTCTGCTCTATCACTCTATCACTTTTCCCTCCTGCAATATTAGTATTCACAACCATTAAATAATCAGACACCGCATCTTCGACTTCTCCGCTCCACGAATATTCTCTTGCTTTGTTTTGCAACTCCTCATCTTCAAAATAGAATAATATCTGTTTTTCATTTAGAGTCTTAAGTAAAGCTTTTGAAAAATCAAAAAGATTATCTTTATTCAGTCTTTCGGGTAGTTCTTCAAATATTTTATTCATTAAATCACCAATTATTTTTTTTGGTTTTTTTGTTAAATCTGGTTTTTGTTCAGCTAGACTCTGAGTTTCAATCCAAAAATTTTCACCATCAATTATGATCCCGTAATCACTACTCATATCAATCGGACCAATCACACCCAAAATATCTTCAACAACAGTAGGGGTCAAACTAATTACTCCATCGACAGAAGGACCCCCACTACGCTCGTAAAACCACATCAACTTTTGAGCAGTTTTTTTGAAATCAGGCCACCAATTAGCATCCCAAAAATGCCACAAGGGATTAACGAGATGCAAGGGCTCAGGGGCAATAATAAATTCTTTCAAGCCAGCTTCCGTATCATAGCTCCCACCACCTGGAACTTCCATATTTTTTATTTCTCCATTTGAAAAATCAACCAAAGCATAACTACCGATGAAACCACCACTAGCTCTTAGTTCTGAGTTGTTTTGAAAAACAAAAAGATATCGTTTATCTAAATCTCCACCAAGAAAAGTGATCAATTTTTCAGATAGATCATAAATCTCCAGTAAAGCCGGTTCGGCTTTGACAAGGGACTCTCGGACTAAAATTATTTTATCTTTATGCTCATCGGGCAAAAGATCAATATCTATCTTTTCTAATATGCCGTTTAATTGCAAAACATTTTCTCGAGCTAGGCCAATATTTAGATTAAACTGTCTTATAGAATCCATTAAAGACTGTTCTTCAGAAAAAGCACCAATCGCCATAGAAAAATTATCACCAATTTCTGTTCCCAAAATACCTGCTTCAATTATATTTTTTCCTTCTGAGGCCAGTTTTATTTTTTGATTTGGGACTAGGGACGCTAAGAAAAAAAGGCCATTATTTATTTTTTCGAGTTCAATCTTAATGGCCAACAAATCGTCACTAGCACGGACAAACCCATTCTGAGCACCAGTAAAATCGAGCTCTGAGGCAGATTGTGAAGCAGACTTTAGATTTGATACAGCGTCCTCGGATGCTCCCAAAACCATTCCTTTCACACTCAATATATCCAAATCTTTATAAGAATCAAAAAATTTAAGAGGAAGAGAGAAAATAAGAAGCACTAATGAAAAATAAAAAACTTTTTTAAAATAATTAGCGGAGAATACAGGTTTTGGAGTTTTTCTAAATAAACTTGATAAGATA
It includes:
- a CDS encoding MraY family glycosyltransferase; translated protein: MKNIAIKLNIVDIANSERKIHKGSVPLLGGVAIFLSFFVVAFIFRDKLLSGDLEFSHWLGVFLGGVVLMIGGFLDDKYSLSPKKQFIFPAIAILLVIFGGVGIEKITNPFGGYLYFDSLKIFLFNLWGQNLYFTVLSDVFIFLWLLGMMYTTKLLDGMDGLVTGITAIGAFIIFIFTLTSKYYQPDIAVASLTLFAACLGFLIFNWHPAKIFLGEGGSLLLGFLLGILAIISGGKIAIALLVMGVPILDVVWTIIRRIASGKNPFRFADRKHLHFRLYDLGIGQRKTVLIFYSLSLLFGMSAVFLQSVGKIYALGLLILLMLSLVFTFRIIENKK
- a CDS encoding DUF4012 domain-containing protein, with amino-acid sequence MRIKINKNNNSFSNSDKPSRFLVELKSEIEELEEKEEQENKKKDRKGYLSFFSKILPILNKLFKPKTRVFAISENQKKSLKSVAFYPILKIVFKFSKIFTWAVHFVLRFFYFSTKAILSKLKGNLFSGNKKTEKKEKRVISWGESAHIPGDKILGNVVKKGPERKRFSFKNILSSLFRKTPKPVFSANYFKKVFYFSLVLLIFSLPLKFFDSYKDLDILSVKGMVLGASEDAVSNLKSASQSASELDFTGAQNGFVRASDDLLAIKIELEKINNGLFFLASLVPNQKIKLASEGKNIIEAGILGTEIGDNFSMAIGAFSEEQSLMDSIRQFNLNIGLARENVLQLNGILEKIDIDLLPDEHKDKIILVRESLVKAEPALLEIYDLSEKLITFLGGDLDKRYLFVFQNNSELRASGGFIGSYALVDFSNGEIKNMEVPGGGSYDTEAGLKEFIIAPEPLHLVNPLWHFWDANWWPDFKKTAQKLMWFYERSGGPSVDGVISLTPTVVEDILGVIGPIDMSSDYGIIIDGENFWIETQSLAEQKPDLTKKPKKIIGDLMNKIFEELPERLNKDNLFDFSKALLKTLNEKQILFYFEDEELQNKAREYSWSGEVEDAVSDYLMVVNTNIAGGKSDRVIEQKIMHNVEISDDGEIYDTVTVERRHAGVKGDLFTGVRNNSWMRFYVPLGSELIKARGFWPIDEELFGEPEDTWKIDEDLIAEREAYVDTDSWTKVYVDSGKTVFANWAWVNPGETVIVSIKYKLPFKINFEEEIEKGFFEKLVESFNGSKNKLAPYSLMVQKQSGTNNDIISSSLNIEGKQKIVWSYGVDDNLVDRGWNMRGVLNRDKYWAVLLEE
- a CDS encoding epoxyqueuosine reductase QueH, with amino-acid sequence MKKKSSKLLYTFLWGLLILILLTFPMKEFETHEITYYDKGVHFILFGIFAYLIFQYLLIDKNKEFLSALKYAFLFSSLYSFSLEIVQAYVPGRTVDEYDLLFGIAGAALAMLYAYFINNSPKPSLLLHICCIGCGVYVSEVLRKEFRVSLYFYNPNIFPLREYEKRLEEIKKVAKMYKIKVIIGGYDHKKWREMVSGHETDPEKGERCMMCYRERLEETARYASENGFHYFATTLTTSPHKNAQAIMKFGQDLGRKYELGFLERDFKKQDGFKKAAEMSRKLDLYRQDYCGCEFSLADAEKRRGM